From a region of the Enterobacter sp. JBIWA008 genome:
- the rnr gene encoding ribonuclease R, with amino-acid sequence MSQDPFQEREAEKYANPIPSREFIIEHLTKREKPANREELAVELNIEGEEQIEALRRRLRAMERDGQLVFTRRQCYALPERLDLLKGTVIGHRDGFGFLRMEGRKDDLYLSSEQMKMCIHGDQILAQPLGADRKGRREARVVRVLVPKTSQIVGRYFTDAGVGFVVPDDSRLSFDILIPPEEVMGARMGFVVVVELTQRPTRRTKAVGKIVEVLGDNMGTTMAVDMALRTHEIPYIWPKAVEEQIESLREEVPEESKAGRVDLRSLPLVTIDGEDARDFDDAVYCEKKRGGGWRLWVAIADVSYYVRPHTPLDNEARSRGTSVYFPSQVVPMLPEVLSNGLCSLNPQVDRLCMVCEMTISTKGRLTGYKFYEAVMSSHARLTYTKVWHMLQGDQDLREQYAPLVKHIEELHNLYKTLDQAREERGGISFESEEAKFIFNAERRIERIEQTQRNDAHKLIEECMILANISAARFVEKAKEPALFRIHDKPTTEAITSFRSVLAELGLELPGGNKPEPRDYAELLESISDRPDAEMLQTMLLRSMKQAIYDPENRGHFGLALQSYAHFTSPIRRYPDLSLHRAIKYLLAQEQGHKGNTTETGGYHYSMEEMLQLGQHCSMAERRADEATRDVADWLKCDFMLDQVGNVFKGVIASVTGFGFFVRLDELFIDGLVHVSSLDNDYYRFDQVGQRLIGESGGQTYRLGDRVEVKVEAVNMDDRKIDFSLISSERAPRNVGKTERERAKKTGNGKPGGGKRRQAGKKVNFEPDSAFRGEKKQKPKAAKKEARSAKKPSAKTQKIAAATKAKRAAKKKQAE; translated from the coding sequence ATGTCACAAGATCCTTTCCAGGAACGCGAAGCCGAAAAATACGCGAATCCTATTCCCAGCCGCGAGTTCATCATTGAACACTTAACAAAACGCGAAAAACCCGCCAATCGTGAAGAACTTGCCGTTGAATTAAACATTGAAGGTGAAGAGCAAATTGAAGCCCTTCGCCGCCGCCTGCGCGCGATGGAGCGTGACGGGCAACTGGTCTTTACCCGCCGCCAGTGCTACGCGCTGCCAGAACGCCTCGATCTGCTGAAAGGGACCGTCATTGGTCACCGCGATGGCTTCGGCTTTCTGCGCATGGAAGGCCGTAAGGACGATCTGTACCTCTCTTCTGAACAGATGAAAATGTGCATCCACGGCGACCAGATCCTGGCGCAGCCGCTGGGCGCTGACCGTAAAGGCCGCCGCGAAGCGCGCGTGGTACGCGTTCTGGTACCAAAAACCAGCCAGATCGTTGGCCGCTACTTTACCGACGCGGGCGTGGGCTTCGTGGTGCCGGACGACAGCCGTCTGAGCTTCGACATCCTGATCCCACCTGAAGAGGTGATGGGCGCCCGCATGGGCTTTGTGGTGGTGGTGGAACTCACCCAGCGCCCAACCCGTCGCACCAAAGCGGTAGGTAAAATCGTCGAAGTACTGGGCGATAACATGGGCACCACGATGGCCGTTGATATGGCGCTGCGTACCCATGAAATTCCTTACATCTGGCCGAAAGCGGTTGAAGAGCAGATCGAAAGCCTGCGCGAAGAAGTCCCGGAAGAGTCCAAAGCGGGCCGCGTGGATCTGCGCTCCCTGCCGCTGGTCACTATCGATGGTGAAGACGCCCGCGACTTCGATGACGCCGTCTACTGCGAGAAAAAACGCGGCGGTGGCTGGCGCCTGTGGGTCGCTATTGCAGACGTTAGCTACTATGTTCGTCCGCACACCCCGCTGGATAACGAAGCGCGCAGCCGCGGTACCTCGGTCTACTTCCCGTCTCAGGTCGTGCCGATGCTGCCGGAAGTGCTGTCTAACGGCCTGTGTTCCCTGAACCCGCAGGTTGACCGCCTCTGTATGGTTTGCGAGATGACCATCTCCACCAAAGGGCGCTTAACCGGCTACAAGTTCTACGAAGCGGTGATGAGCTCGCACGCGCGTCTGACCTATACCAAGGTCTGGCATATGCTGCAGGGCGATCAGGATCTGCGTGAACAGTACGCGCCGCTGGTCAAACACATCGAGGAGCTGCATAACCTCTACAAAACGCTGGATCAGGCGCGCGAAGAGCGCGGCGGGATCTCGTTTGAGAGTGAAGAAGCGAAATTCATTTTCAACGCAGAACGCCGCATTGAGCGTATCGAGCAGACCCAGCGTAACGATGCGCACAAGCTGATCGAAGAGTGTATGATTCTGGCGAACATCTCGGCGGCACGATTCGTCGAGAAAGCTAAAGAGCCTGCGCTGTTCCGTATTCACGATAAGCCGACCACGGAAGCTATTACGTCGTTCCGCTCCGTGCTGGCCGAACTCGGTCTGGAGCTGCCAGGCGGTAACAAGCCAGAGCCGCGCGATTACGCCGAGCTGCTGGAATCCATTAGCGATCGTCCGGATGCAGAAATGCTTCAGACGATGCTGCTGCGCTCTATGAAGCAGGCGATTTACGATCCGGAAAACCGCGGCCACTTCGGCCTGGCGCTGCAGTCGTATGCCCACTTTACGTCGCCGATCCGTCGTTATCCTGACCTCTCTCTGCACCGAGCGATCAAGTATCTGCTGGCGCAGGAGCAGGGCCATAAAGGGAACACCACCGAAACCGGCGGCTACCACTATTCGATGGAAGAGATGCTGCAGCTGGGTCAGCACTGCTCCATGGCCGAACGTCGTGCCGATGAGGCAACACGTGACGTGGCGGACTGGCTGAAGTGTGACTTTATGCTGGACCAGGTGGGTAACGTCTTTAAAGGCGTGATTGCCAGCGTGACCGGCTTTGGTTTCTTCGTTCGTCTGGACGAGCTGTTCATCGACGGTCTGGTGCACGTGTCCAGCCTGGATAACGACTACTACCGCTTCGACCAGGTCGGCCAGCGCCTGATTGGCGAATCTGGTGGTCAGACCTATCGTCTGGGCGACCGTGTGGAAGTGAAGGTTGAAGCCGTGAATATGGACGATCGTAAAATCGACTTCAGCCTGATCTCCAGCGAGCGCGCGCCGCGTAACGTCGGTAAAACCGAGCGTGAAAGGGCGAAAAAAACCGGTAACGGTAAACCGGGCGGCGGTAAACGTCGTCAGGCGGGCAAGAAGGTAAACTTCGAGCCGGACAGCGCGTTCCGCGGCGAGAAGAAACAGAAGCCGAAGGCGGCGAAGAAAGAAGCCCGCTCAGCGAAAAAACCTTCCGCGAAAACGCAGAAAATCGCTGCCGCCACCAAAGCGAAGCGCGCGGCCAAGAAAAAGCAGGCGGAGTAA
- the rlmB gene encoding 23S rRNA (guanosine(2251)-2'-O)-methyltransferase RlmB, which yields MSEMIYGIHAVQALLERAPERFQEVFILKGREDKRLMPLIHALEAQGVVIQLANRQFLDEKSEGAVHQGIIARVKPGRQYQENDLPDLIAELDNPFFLILDGVTDPHNLGACLRSADAAGVHAVIVPKDRSAQLNATAKKVACGAAENVPLIRVTNLARTMRLLQEENIWIVGTAGEADHTLYQSKMTGRLALVMGAEGEGMRRLTREHCDELISIPMAGSVSSLNVSVATGICLFEAVRQRGE from the coding sequence ATGAGTGAAATGATTTACGGCATCCACGCGGTGCAGGCCCTTCTCGAGCGCGCACCGGAGCGTTTTCAGGAAGTGTTTATTCTGAAAGGGCGTGAAGATAAGCGTCTGATGCCGCTGATCCACGCGCTGGAAGCGCAGGGCGTGGTGATCCAGCTGGCGAACCGCCAGTTCCTGGATGAGAAAAGCGAAGGCGCGGTTCACCAGGGGATCATTGCCCGCGTGAAGCCGGGCCGTCAGTATCAGGAAAACGATCTGCCGGATCTGATTGCCGAGCTGGATAACCCGTTTTTCCTGATCCTCGATGGCGTTACCGATCCGCATAACCTCGGCGCGTGCCTGCGTAGCGCCGATGCGGCGGGCGTGCACGCGGTGATCGTGCCGAAAGATCGCTCCGCGCAGCTGAACGCGACGGCGAAGAAAGTGGCCTGCGGCGCGGCGGAAAACGTTCCGCTGATCCGCGTGACTAACCTGGCGCGCACCATGCGTCTGCTGCAGGAAGAGAACATCTGGATCGTCGGTACCGCCGGTGAAGCGGATCATACTCTGTACCAGAGCAAAATGACCGGCCGTCTGGCGCTGGTGATGGGGGCGGAAGGCGAAGGCATGCGTCGTCTGACCCGCGAGCACTGCGACGAGCTGATCAGCATCCCGATGGCGGGCAGCGTGTCGTCCCTGAACGTTTCCGTTGCGACGGGCATCTGCCTGTTTGAAGCGGTGCGTCAGCGCGGAGAATAA
- a CDS encoding MFS transporter, whose protein sequence is MQPDAHKRALIAGSIGNFIEWYEFAVYGFLATVIAKNFFQLEGEAGLTSLILTYASFAIAFFFRPLGAVVFGRIGDRIGRKPTLIIVLVLMTLATAAIGIVPVYASIGIAAPLIITLLRILQGLFAGGEYGGAVSLMTEFAPRGKRGLYGAWQSFTVALGLLAGAGIVALLSALLTPEALHDWGWRIPFFLALPMGVVALWLRVSMEETPSFVQQQDKPAVAQADTAATLRAIVMGIGRVMVWSAAGYTYLVIMPTYLQSALHTGFNQALLIAVISNIGFALTIIPSGILSDRIGRRTVMIIATALLLILALPLLKILQAESSTLAVKAGVVLIAGGLVGMLAGPGPAMLSEMFPTRVRYTGLGLAYSLSNAIFSGCAGLIITGLIKQTGNLDIPAYYVMATAVVSIFALMTLRKDDHLRSLEE, encoded by the coding sequence ATGCAACCGGATGCGCACAAGCGAGCATTAATTGCAGGCTCCATTGGTAACTTTATCGAGTGGTATGAGTTTGCGGTCTACGGTTTTCTGGCGACCGTTATTGCGAAGAACTTCTTCCAGCTTGAAGGTGAGGCGGGGCTGACCAGCCTGATCCTCACCTACGCCTCGTTTGCCATCGCCTTCTTCTTCCGCCCGCTGGGTGCGGTGGTGTTTGGCCGCATCGGCGACCGGATTGGCCGTAAACCGACGCTAATCATCGTGCTGGTGCTGATGACGCTCGCTACCGCCGCTATAGGCATTGTTCCGGTCTACGCCAGCATCGGGATTGCCGCACCGCTCATTATTACGCTGCTGCGCATCCTGCAGGGTCTGTTCGCGGGCGGTGAGTACGGCGGTGCGGTCTCGCTGATGACGGAGTTCGCCCCGCGCGGCAAGCGTGGGCTCTATGGCGCGTGGCAATCCTTTACCGTGGCGCTGGGGCTGTTAGCAGGCGCAGGTATCGTGGCGCTGCTCTCCGCCCTCCTCACGCCTGAGGCATTGCACGACTGGGGCTGGCGCATTCCTTTCTTCCTGGCGCTGCCCATGGGCGTCGTTGCGCTGTGGCTTCGGGTCAGCATGGAGGAGACACCCAGCTTTGTGCAGCAGCAGGATAAACCTGCTGTCGCTCAGGCGGATACTGCCGCCACGCTCCGGGCCATCGTGATGGGGATTGGGCGCGTCATGGTCTGGTCTGCGGCGGGGTACACATACCTGGTGATTATGCCGACCTATCTGCAGTCGGCGCTGCACACCGGGTTTAACCAGGCGCTGCTGATAGCGGTGATTTCGAATATTGGTTTTGCGCTCACCATCATTCCGTCGGGGATCCTGAGCGATCGGATCGGGCGCCGCACGGTGATGATTATCGCCACCGCGCTGCTGCTGATCCTCGCCCTGCCGCTGCTGAAAATTCTTCAGGCGGAGTCGAGTACGCTGGCGGTGAAGGCTGGTGTGGTATTGATTGCGGGCGGTCTGGTGGGCATGCTGGCGGGTCCGGGCCCGGCGATGCTGTCTGAGATGTTCCCGACGCGCGTGCGCTATACCGGGCTGGGGCTGGCCTACTCGTTGTCGAACGCGATTTTCTCGGGATGCGCAGGGCTAATCATTACCGGGCTGATTAAGCAGACGGGCAACCTGGATATTCCGGCGTATTACGTGATGGCAACGGCGGTAGTGAGTATTTTCGCGCTGATGACGTTGAGGAAGGATGACCATTTGCGGTCGCTGGAGGAGTGA
- a CDS encoding isovaleryl-CoA dehydrogenase, whose translation MYWQTHTVFNQPAPLSNSNLFLSDCALRDAVAREGAEWDIELLASIGQQLGTAESLELGRLANVNPPELLRYDTTGERLDDVRFHPAWHLLMQGLCANRVHNLAWEEEARKGAFVARAARFVLHAQVEAGTLCPVTMTFAATPLLQQALPKIFHDWLTPLLSDRYDPHLAPGAQKRGLLVGMGMTEKQGGSDVLSNTTKAEKCSDGSYRLVGHKWFFSVPQSDAHLVLAQAKGGLSCFFVPRFLPGGQRNAVRLERLKDKLGNRSNASSEVEFLDASGWLLGEEGEGVRQILKMGGLTRFDCALGSHGLMRRALSVALYHAHQRQTFGKNLIDLPLMRDVLSRMALVLEGQTALLFRLARAWDKRADPQEAAWARLFTPAAKFSVCKAGIPFVAEAMEVLGGAGYCEESELPRLYREMPVNSIWEGSGNIMCLDVLRVLAKQPGIHDLLADEFAQVKGQDRHFDRSWRQLQQKLRKPQEAQGREIAQQLFLLGAGSQMLRHASPPVAQAWCRMMLDTRGGTLMSEQVQSDLLLRATGRVG comes from the coding sequence ATGTACTGGCAGACCCATACCGTTTTCAATCAACCCGCACCACTCTCTAACAGCAACCTTTTCCTCTCGGACTGCGCCCTGCGCGATGCGGTGGCGCGTGAAGGGGCCGAGTGGGATATCGAGCTGCTCGCCAGCATCGGACAACAGTTAGGCACCGCGGAGTCGCTCGAGCTGGGCAGGCTGGCGAACGTCAATCCGCCGGAGTTACTTCGCTATGACACCACCGGAGAGCGGCTGGATGATGTCCGCTTTCACCCGGCATGGCACCTGCTGATGCAGGGGCTGTGTGCCAATCGGGTACACAACCTGGCATGGGAAGAGGAGGCGCGTAAAGGGGCGTTTGTCGCCCGGGCCGCACGCTTTGTGCTTCATGCTCAAGTGGAGGCGGGCACGCTTTGCCCGGTCACCATGACGTTTGCCGCGACGCCGCTGCTGCAGCAGGCGCTCCCCAAAATATTTCACGACTGGCTGACGCCGCTGCTCAGCGATCGCTACGATCCGCATCTGGCCCCCGGTGCGCAAAAGCGCGGCCTGCTGGTTGGCATGGGGATGACGGAAAAGCAGGGTGGCTCGGACGTGCTCAGTAATACCACCAAAGCGGAAAAATGCAGCGACGGCAGCTACAGGCTGGTGGGGCACAAATGGTTTTTCTCCGTCCCGCAAAGCGATGCGCATCTGGTGTTGGCCCAGGCGAAGGGCGGGTTGTCCTGCTTTTTTGTACCGCGCTTTTTGCCTGGCGGACAGCGCAACGCCGTGCGTCTTGAGCGCCTCAAGGACAAGCTTGGGAACCGCTCCAACGCCAGCAGCGAGGTGGAGTTTCTTGATGCCTCCGGCTGGCTGTTGGGGGAAGAGGGCGAAGGGGTACGGCAGATCCTCAAAATGGGCGGTCTGACGCGCTTTGACTGCGCGCTGGGCAGCCACGGGCTGATGCGTCGGGCGCTCTCGGTGGCGCTGTACCATGCCCATCAGCGGCAAACCTTCGGCAAAAATCTCATCGATCTGCCGCTAATGCGCGACGTGTTAAGCCGGATGGCGCTGGTGCTGGAGGGGCAAACGGCGCTGCTGTTCCGCCTGGCCAGGGCGTGGGACAAACGCGCGGATCCGCAAGAGGCCGCCTGGGCGCGGCTGTTTACCCCAGCGGCGAAATTTAGCGTGTGCAAAGCAGGTATCCCGTTTGTGGCTGAAGCAATGGAGGTGCTCGGGGGAGCAGGGTACTGCGAGGAGAGTGAACTTCCCCGCCTGTACCGCGAGATGCCGGTGAACAGTATCTGGGAAGGGTCAGGGAATATCATGTGCCTTGACGTGCTGCGGGTGCTGGCGAAGCAGCCGGGTATTCACGACCTCCTTGCCGACGAGTTTGCGCAGGTGAAAGGGCAGGACCGACATTTCGACCGCAGCTGGCGACAGCTTCAGCAAAAACTGCGTAAACCGCAGGAGGCGCAGGGGCGGGAGATCGCGCAGCAGCTTTTCTTGCTGGGTGCCGGAAGCCAGATGCTGCGGCACGCATCGCCTCCGGTGGCGCAGGCGTGGTGCCGCATGATGCTGGATACCCGTGGCGGTACGCTGATGAGCGAGCAGGTACAAAGCGACCTGCTGCTGCGTGCAACGGGCAGAGTCGGTTAG
- a CDS encoding methyl-accepting chemotaxis protein, whose product MINFFRRAGLGSKLSLLTGVSVATLFLLFTFLLSQKASQQLEALAVEDLHNQSTGMVDMVQMFNTSLSEEVESYTRLFTTFLPQPLNIDNSQPQTINGHSVPLLKGGDIGLHENNTLSDEFLNRTGAISTLFVRSGNDFIRVATSLRKENGDRAIGTVLDNASPAFAAVNKGEVYRGLALLFGKRYITQYQPVKNAEGQVIAIVFVGVDITHSWNVMREKILNRRLGESGHFFVLDRSNGKTRGQYLFHASEEGKLPKWDGATQQQLLSDKPGTLERTSDDGRTLKMAYTPLPGWNWTIVGEVDKSVLLSSVTAMRDRFLLAGVVLSILFAGLFVVIIRRVLTRPLRNVIHLARQYAAGDLRSSLPVTRKDEVGQLIDAINGIGGGLQKIVLQVREAAGEIHLGTNALAADTGEISEQINKQASSVEETSASMEQLAATVQQNAANMEQTQQLVGETSLAVHQGGETVTHAVSTMDDIREASKRIEDITRVIESIAFQTNILALNAAVEAARAGEHGKGFAVVAQEVRALAGRSANAVKEIEQLIGDTLRKVSEGHALSEQTRLAMDDIIIHIDNISQLVTEINHASREQSAGIGQVNLAMTHIGEASHINADRISRSEQTAQTLREKGSHLTQLVSLFQLKG is encoded by the coding sequence ATGATCAACTTTTTCCGCCGTGCGGGCCTGGGGTCGAAACTCTCGCTGCTGACTGGCGTCAGTGTCGCCACGCTGTTTCTGCTATTCACTTTTCTGCTCAGCCAAAAAGCCAGCCAGCAGCTTGAAGCCCTTGCGGTCGAAGATCTGCATAATCAGTCCACCGGCATGGTCGACATGGTGCAGATGTTTAACACCAGCCTGAGTGAAGAGGTTGAGAGCTATACCCGTCTGTTTACCACCTTTTTACCGCAGCCTCTGAACATTGATAATTCCCAACCCCAGACGATTAACGGACACAGCGTTCCGCTTCTGAAAGGCGGAGACATCGGGCTGCATGAAAATAACACCCTTTCTGACGAGTTCCTGAACCGTACGGGAGCCATTTCGACGCTGTTTGTACGCAGCGGTAACGACTTTATTCGCGTTGCCACGTCCCTGCGCAAGGAGAATGGCGATCGGGCAATCGGTACCGTTCTGGATAACGCCAGCCCGGCCTTTGCCGCCGTCAACAAAGGTGAAGTCTACCGCGGCCTGGCGCTGCTGTTCGGCAAACGCTACATCACCCAGTACCAGCCCGTTAAAAACGCCGAAGGACAGGTCATTGCGATTGTCTTTGTCGGGGTGGACATCACCCACTCCTGGAACGTCATGCGTGAGAAAATCCTCAACCGCCGACTGGGCGAGAGCGGTCACTTCTTTGTGCTGGATCGCAGCAACGGCAAAACGCGCGGGCAATACCTGTTCCACGCCAGCGAAGAGGGAAAACTCCCGAAGTGGGACGGCGCGACGCAGCAACAGCTTCTGAGTGACAAACCCGGCACGCTGGAGCGTACAAGCGACGACGGTCGCACGCTGAAAATGGCCTATACCCCGCTGCCAGGCTGGAACTGGACTATCGTAGGCGAAGTGGATAAATCGGTGCTGCTCTCAAGCGTCACCGCCATGCGCGATCGTTTCCTGCTGGCCGGCGTGGTCTTATCCATCCTTTTTGCTGGCCTGTTCGTGGTCATTATTCGCCGCGTGCTGACCCGACCGCTGCGCAATGTGATCCATCTCGCCCGACAATATGCCGCAGGGGATCTCCGTTCCAGCCTGCCCGTGACGCGCAAGGACGAAGTCGGCCAGCTGATCGACGCTATCAACGGCATCGGCGGCGGCCTGCAAAAAATTGTTCTGCAGGTTCGTGAGGCCGCAGGCGAGATCCATTTGGGCACCAACGCGCTGGCCGCCGACACTGGCGAGATTTCAGAGCAGATCAACAAGCAGGCCAGCAGCGTGGAAGAGACTTCCGCCAGCATGGAGCAGCTGGCCGCCACCGTGCAGCAAAATGCCGCCAACATGGAGCAAACGCAGCAGCTGGTAGGTGAAACCTCGCTCGCGGTCCATCAGGGCGGCGAGACGGTCACCCACGCGGTGTCGACCATGGACGACATTCGCGAAGCGTCAAAACGCATCGAAGACATCACCCGCGTGATCGAGTCAATCGCTTTCCAGACCAATATTCTGGCGCTGAATGCGGCAGTGGAAGCGGCCCGCGCAGGCGAGCACGGCAAAGGGTTTGCGGTGGTCGCGCAGGAAGTTCGCGCCCTGGCGGGACGCAGCGCTAACGCGGTGAAGGAGATTGAACAGCTTATTGGCGATACGCTCAGAAAAGTGAGCGAGGGCCATGCGCTGTCTGAACAGACCCGCCTGGCGATGGATGACATCATCATTCATATCGATAACATCAGCCAGCTGGTCACCGAGATTAACCATGCCTCCCGCGAGCAGTCCGCCGGGATCGGCCAGGTGAACCTCGCCATGACCCATATTGGCGAAGCGTCGCATATCAATGCCGATCGCATCTCACGCAGCGAACAAACCGCTCAAACGCTGCGCGAGAAGGGTTCACACCTGACTCAACTGGTGAGCCTGTTCCAGCTAAAAGGCTAA
- the yjfN gene encoding DUF1471 family protease activator YjfN, which produces MKRTLALTSLLLSAGLVSTTAQSAEFASADCVTGLNEIGQISVNNISGSPQDVERVVALKADEQGASWYRIIQMQEDNHIDHWRVQAILYV; this is translated from the coding sequence ATGAAACGAACTCTTGCTTTGACCTCTCTGTTACTTTCCGCAGGCCTGGTGAGCACCACCGCGCAGTCAGCAGAATTCGCCAGTGCTGATTGTGTGACTGGCCTGAATGAAATTGGCCAGATCTCCGTGAATAATATCTCGGGGAGCCCGCAAGACGTTGAACGTGTCGTGGCATTAAAGGCCGATGAGCAGGGTGCTTCATGGTATCGCATCATCCAGATGCAGGAAGATAACCATATCGACCACTGGCGGGTACAGGCCATTCTCTACGTGTAA
- the bsmA gene encoding biofilm peroxide resistance protein BsmA, which yields MAIRKRDMVMRRLTALLLVFLLTGCSALQGTPQPAPPVADHPQEIRRNQTEGLQRMGTISAQVRGSPDDAEAAIKAQAVAAKADYYVIIMIDETIITGQWYSQAILYRK from the coding sequence ATGGCTATCAGGAAACGAGATATGGTTATGCGCAGGCTTACTGCTTTATTGCTGGTGTTTCTGCTGACTGGCTGTAGCGCGCTGCAGGGAACGCCGCAACCCGCTCCACCGGTCGCCGATCATCCACAGGAGATTCGACGTAATCAGACGGAAGGATTACAACGAATGGGCACCATCTCCGCGCAGGTTCGCGGCTCTCCGGATGACGCAGAAGCGGCAATAAAAGCACAAGCCGTCGCCGCCAAAGCAGATTATTACGTCATCATTATGATCGACGAAACCATCATTACGGGACAGTGGTATTCACAGGCCATTTTGTACCGTAAATAA
- the yjfP gene encoding esterase: MIEIEIRHLGDHEILHAMPAGKRDKPLPVVVFYHGFTSSKLVYSYFAVALAQAGFRVVMPDAPDHGARFTGNEQARLGQFWQILHGSLTEFAGLRDALYEAGLVADNRLAVAGASMGGMTALGIMTHHSEVKSVACLMGSGYFTSLAKTLFPPQDLAEITAMLEEWEVTRALPHLADRPLLLWHGDADDVVPPEGTFRLQQALMNEGLDGNLTCLWEAGVRHRITPAALDATVAFFRQHL; this comes from the coding sequence ATGATTGAAATTGAAATACGCCACCTCGGCGACCATGAAATTTTACACGCGATGCCAGCGGGTAAACGTGATAAACCGCTGCCTGTAGTGGTTTTTTACCACGGGTTTACCTCATCGAAGCTGGTTTATAGCTATTTTGCGGTCGCGCTGGCGCAAGCGGGGTTTCGCGTGGTGATGCCAGATGCACCCGACCACGGCGCCCGCTTTACGGGTAATGAACAGGCGCGGCTGGGGCAGTTCTGGCAGATACTGCACGGTAGCCTGACCGAGTTTGCCGGGCTGCGCGATGCGCTTTATGAGGCAGGGCTGGTGGCCGACAATCGTCTGGCCGTGGCCGGGGCGTCGATGGGGGGGATGACGGCGCTGGGAATTATGACGCATCATTCTGAAGTGAAGTCGGTCGCCTGCCTGATGGGCTCGGGCTATTTTACGTCGCTTGCGAAGACCCTTTTTCCCCCTCAGGATTTAGCGGAAATCACCGCGATGCTGGAAGAGTGGGAAGTAACTCGGGCATTGCCGCACCTGGCGGATCGCCCTCTGCTGCTGTGGCACGGTGACGCGGATGATGTGGTCCCGCCCGAGGGAACCTTCCGCCTGCAGCAGGCGTTAATGAATGAAGGACTGGACGGTAATCTGACCTGTTTGTGGGAAGCGGGCGTCCGCCACCGCATCACGCCAGCGGCGCTGGACGCCACGGTAGCGTTTTTTCGCCAGCACCTTTAA
- the yjfY gene encoding DUF1471 family protein YjfY produces the protein MKKIALAIMAALLLSANAMAAIKIDSRQARNMDDVQSLGVIYINHNFATESEADQALNEETDAQGATYYHVMLTREPGSNGNMHASADIYR, from the coding sequence ATGAAAAAAATCGCATTAGCCATAATGGCTGCGCTTTTGCTCAGTGCAAACGCGATGGCAGCCATCAAGATAGATAGCCGACAGGCCAGAAACATGGATGATGTGCAAAGCTTGGGCGTCATTTACATCAATCATAATTTCGCCACGGAAAGTGAAGCAGATCAGGCCCTTAACGAAGAAACCGATGCGCAGGGCGCAACCTATTACCACGTGATGTTAACCCGTGAGCCCGGCAGCAACGGCAATATGCACGCCAGTGCAGATATTTACCGATAA
- the rpsF gene encoding 30S ribosomal protein S6 has translation MRHYEIVFMVHPDQSEQVPGMIERYTAAITGAEGTIHRLEDWGRRQLAYPINKLHKAHYVLMNVEAPQEVIDELETTFRFNDAVIRSMVMRTKNAVTEASPMVKAKDERRERRDDFANETADDSDAGDSEE, from the coding sequence ATGCGTCATTACGAAATCGTTTTTATGGTCCATCCTGACCAGAGCGAACAGGTTCCGGGTATGATCGAGCGTTACACTGCTGCCATCACTGGTGCAGAAGGTACGATCCACCGTCTGGAAGACTGGGGCCGCCGTCAGCTGGCTTACCCGATCAACAAACTGCACAAAGCACACTACGTTCTGATGAACGTTGAAGCGCCGCAGGAAGTGATCGATGAGCTGGAAACTACCTTCCGCTTCAACGATGCCGTTATCCGCAGCATGGTTATGCGTACCAAAAACGCAGTTACCGAAGCATCTCCGATGGTTAAAGCGAAAGACGAGCGCCGTGAGCGTCGCGATGATTTCGCAAACGAAACCGCAGATGATTCTGATGCTGGGGATTCTGAAGAGTAA
- the priB gene encoding primosomal replication protein N, giving the protein MTNRLALSGIVCRAPLRKVSPSGIPHCQFVLEHRSVQEEAGFHRQAWCQMPVIISGHENQAITHSLTVGSAVIVQGFISCHKAKNGLSKMVLHAEQIDLIDSGD; this is encoded by the coding sequence ATGACCAACCGTCTGGCGTTGTCCGGCATCGTATGCAGGGCTCCCCTTCGAAAGGTCAGTCCATCAGGAATTCCGCATTGCCAGTTCGTGCTTGAGCATCGTTCTGTGCAAGAGGAAGCCGGGTTTCACCGGCAGGCGTGGTGCCAAATGCCCGTTATTATTAGCGGACACGAAAACCAGGCCATTACTCACAGTTTAACGGTCGGTAGCGCAGTAATCGTTCAGGGGTTCATCTCTTGCCACAAGGCAAAGAACGGCCTGAGCAAAATGGTTCTGCATGCCGAGCAGATTGATTTGATAGATTCTGGAGACTAG
- the rpsR gene encoding 30S ribosomal protein S18: MARYFRRRKFCRFTAEGVQEIDYKDIATLKNYITESGKIVPSRITGTRAKYQRQLARAIKRARYLSLLPYTDRHQ; encoded by the coding sequence ATGGCACGTTATTTCCGTCGTCGCAAGTTCTGCCGTTTCACCGCGGAAGGCGTTCAAGAGATCGACTATAAAGATATCGCAACGCTGAAAAACTACATCACCGAAAGCGGTAAGATTGTCCCAAGCCGTATCACCGGTACTCGTGCAAAATACCAGCGTCAGCTGGCTCGCGCTATCAAACGCGCTCGCTACCTGTCCCTGCTGCCGTACACTGATCGTCATCAGTAA